Part of the Halomarina litorea genome is shown below.
CACTTCCGGGAACGCCTCGACGAACTCCAGGAGGACGGCTGGCTCGACGAACTCCAGGGCGAACTGGAGACCGACCGATTCGACTGACTCGGCCGACGCGGACGGGTCGACGAGCGACGCCCTCCCTCTCTCTCCCTCTTTCGCCGCTGACACCGGCTTCCGACCCGTGAGTCGCCGTCCTACGCCCGACTTCCGTCCACGTCGATGGCGTCGACGGGGCAGACGTCGACACAGAGCATGCAGTCGATGCACTGCGCCTCGTCGACCGGCGCGGC
Proteins encoded:
- a CDS encoding DUF6757 family protein, translated to MQCHYCDHPADIAVERGGVKVGLCTTHFRERLDELQEDGWLDELQGELETDRFD